From a single Notolabrus celidotus isolate fNotCel1 chromosome 7, fNotCel1.pri, whole genome shotgun sequence genomic region:
- the zdhhc5a gene encoding LOW QUALITY PROTEIN: palmitoyltransferase ZDHHC5a (The sequence of the model RefSeq protein was modified relative to this genomic sequence to represent the inferred CDS: inserted 16 bases in 13 codons; deleted 5 bases in 4 codons): MPAGSSKSGGRGPSSSPLPHTVVPASRPLRPSRYVPVSAATFFLVGSTTLFFCFTCPWLSERFSVAVPIYNGVIFLFVLANFCMATFMDPGIFPRAEEDEDKEDDFRAPLYKTVEIRGIQVRMKWCSTCRFYRPPRCSHCSVCDNCVEDFDHHCPWVNNCIGRRNYRYFFLFLLSLTAHIMAVFGFGLLFILYHRQNIDRLHAIVTLAVMCVAGLFFIPVAGLTGFHIVLVARGRTTNEQVTGKFRGGVNPFTNGCWKNVSHVLCSSQAPRYLGRKKCVQSVCVQPPFLRPQLTEAQLAAKILDNGIQGDLHRSKSSLEMMESQSCDAEPPPPPKPELRYPGITRGNTEECSLLNKAPPTPTMYKYRPTYSPSKNHTALTHAYANQLSRGESVGSARDSSSSTSXLLQASQQPGFRSQPSLDRRDTSSDRVIGGXGGERRDGGREGSGGGIPGYXLGGRSYPSFSDPTXLSGVASRSSSSTHTSAGXTHVSEATTTSTSFKSLANQTHPPPPPSRNGSLSYDXLLAGGEDLAKVVVASSAXPEVSSGRPCTLSAGGYTSPFLSSQQRGAEMHSQSSQSPHHHHRSTHQHHHHPFSLALPHFSSPPPPQKGSAAGRASPGFYLPPATQTPAPPPXSVPPPQHHHHHHSHHHHHHSHHHHHSRPLPLLXRPPRFASPSAPPHHAYPYRTRSTDXPLGPSSTSTSTTHPPLDTPHPPPLGKSLSYXSAAAAEMQYRLVRKASASAGSQCAGVGGGXGMGGGGIQAPKDELIQMNPLSRSNGGQPFSPTSSCSXPSSPSHPVGMPGRPPLAYHSSSLMQSPAHKPQGSGVKKVTGVGGTTYEISV; the protein is encoded by the exons GTGTCCCTGGCTCTCAGAGCGTTTCTCAGTAGCTGTGCCAATTTACAATGGAGtcattttcctgtttgttttggctAACTTCTGTATGGCCACGTTCATGGACCCAGGCATCTTCCCGAGAG CGGAGGAGGACGAAGACAAGGAGGACGATTTCCGTGCTCCCCTCTACAAGACGGTCGAGATCAGAGGAATCCAGGTCAGGATGAAGTGGTGTTCAACCTGCCGCTTTTACAGACCGCCACGGTGCTCCCACTGCTCTGTCTGCGACAACTGTGTGGAG GACTTTGACCATCACTGTCCGTGGGTGAACAACTGCATTGGCAGGAGGAACTACCGCTACTTCTTCCTATTCCTCCTTTCTTTGACGGCTCACATCATGGCAGTGTTCGGCTTTGGCCTGCTCTTCATCCTCTACCATCGTCAGAACATCGACCGCCTGCACGCCATTGTCAC GCTGGCTGTAATGTGTGTGGCAGGTTTGTTCTTCATCCCTGTTGCTGGTCTGACTGGTTTCCACATTGTGCTGGTGGCCAGAGGACGAACAACCAATGAACAG GTCACAGGAAAGTTCAGAGGAGGCGTCAACCCTTTCACAAATGGATGTTGGAAGAATGTCTCTCATGTCCTCTGCAGCTCACAGGCACCCAG GTATCTGGGCAGAAAGAAGTGTGTGCAGAGTGTATGTGTTCAGCCTCCTTTCCTGCGGCCCCAGCTGACAGAGGCCCAGCTGGCTGCAAAGATCCTGGACAACGGCATCCAGGGAGACCTGCACCGG TCAAAGTCCAGTCTAGAGATGATGGAGAGCCAATCATGTGATGCCgagcctcctccacctccaaaACCAGAGCTTCGCTACCCAGGAATCACTCGGGGGAACACAGAGG AGTGCAGTCTACTGAACAAAGCCCCTCCAACCCCCACCATGTACAAATACAGGCCCACCTACAGCCCTAGCAAGAACCACACAGCGCTCACACATGCTTATGCTAACCAG TTAAGTCGAGGAGAAAGCGTTGGCAGTGCCAgagattcctcctcctccacct tccttctccaggCAAGTCAGCAGCCTGGTTTCCGCTCCCAGCCCAGCCTGGACCGGAGGGACACTTCATCGGATCGAGTAATAGGGG GgggtggggagaggagagacggagggagagaggggagtggAGGGGGAATCCCAGGCT ACCTCGGGGGACGCTCGTATCCCTCCTTCTCAGACCCTA TCCTATCAGGAGTGGCCTCGCGGTCTTCCAGCTCAACACACACCTCAGCAG GCACCCACGTCTCAGAGGCAACTACCACCTCCACCAGTTTTAAG AGTCTAGCTAATCAGAcgcaccctcctcctcctccatcacgCAATGGAAGCTTGTCATATG AGTTACTGGCAGGTGGGGAAGACTTGGCCAAAGTGGTGGTAGCGAGTTCAGC CCCTGAGGTTTCCTCTGGGAGACCCTGTACGCTCAGC GCTGGTGGCTACACCTCCCCCTTCCTGTCGTCGCAGCAAAGAGGAGCTGAGATGCACTCCCAGTCCTCCCAGTCGCCCCATCACCACCACCGCTCTacccaccaacaccaccaccaccctttCTCCCTCGCTCTTCCTCACTTCTCCTCTCCGCCTCCTCCCCAGAAAGGGAGCGCTGCTGGGCGAGCCTCACCTGGTTTCTATCTTCCACCAGCCACTCAGACCcctgccccccctcc ctctgtaccACCCCCCcaacaccatcatcatcaccactcccatcatcaccaccaccactcccatcatcaccaccactcccgtcctcttcctcttct ccgcCCTCCACGCTTTGCTTCCCCCTCTGCACCACCCCACCACGCTTACCCTTACCGGACCCGCTCCACAG CCCCACTGggtccctcctccacctccacctccaccacc cACCCGCCCCTCGATACTCCCCACCCACCACCTCTGGGCAAGTCCCTCTCTT CGAGTGCTGCTGCCGCTGAGATGCAGTACAGGCTTGTCCGAAAGGCCTCTGCGTCAGCTGGAAGCCAATGC GCAGGGgtaggaggag gagggatgggaggaggaggaatacaAGCGCCGAA GGATGAGCTGATACAGATGAACCCTCTGAGTCGGTCCAACGGCGGCCAGCCTTtctcccccacctcctcctgtt gcccttcctccccctcccacCCAGTCGGCATGCCTGGCCGGCCCCCTCTAGCCTACCACAGCTCGTCATTGATGCAGAGTCCTGCACACAAGCCTCAGGGCAGCGGGGTGAAGAAGGTGACAGGTGTTGGAGGCACCACGTATGAGATTTCTGTCTGA